A single Cucumis melo cultivar AY chromosome 4, USDA_Cmelo_AY_1.0, whole genome shotgun sequence DNA region contains:
- the LOC103486948 gene encoding uncharacterized protein LOC103486948: protein MQAAKLSAKFTRQAFSWRHAYNLSMKTLVSPSAADVGVNSITTPGIQREFYNCSQQDGRDAVLSRENKGGLSQNLCRIPPFVKIVEVGPRDGLQNEKHIVPTAVKVDLIKMLVFSGLPVVEATSFVSPKWVPQLADAKDVMEGIRNVEGARFPVLTPNLKGFEAAVAAGAKEVAIFASASESFSKSNINCSIEESLHRYRQVADAARKHSLPVRGYVSCVVGCPIEGMVPASNVAYVAKELYSMGCSEISLGDTIGVGTPGTVIPMLESVINVVPIENLAVHFHDTYGQALSNILVSLQMGIGTVDSSVSGLGGCPYAKGASGNVATEDVVYMLNGIGAKTNVDLEKLMLAGDFICKHLGRPSASKVAIALRKVTSNANKCTATASKL from the exons ATGCAAGCTGCAAAGCTCTCTGCTAAATTCACTCGACAAGCTTTTTCTTGGCGCCATGCATATAATCTCTCCATGAAAACTCTCGTTTCACCTTCCGCTGCAGATGTAGGCGTCAACTCCATCACAACCCCTGGCATACAACGAGAATTTTATAATTGCAG TCAACAAGATGGAAGAGATGCAGTCCTTTCGAGAGAAAATAAGGGGGGATTGTCCCAG AATTTATGCCGTATTCCGCCATTTGTGAAGATCGTTGAAGTTGGTCCAAGAGATGGACTACAAAATGAGAAGCACATTGTACCTACTGCTGTTAAGGTTGATTTAATAAAGATGCTAGTCTTTTCCGGGTTGCCTGTTGTTGAAGCCACGAGTTTTGTTTCTCCAAAATGGGTACCGCAG TTAGCTGATGCAAAGGATGTTATGGAGGGAATTCGAAATGTTGAAGGTGCTCGATTTCCTGTGTTGACCCCAAATCTTAAA GGTTTTGAAGCAGCTGTAGCAGCTGGAGCAAAGGAAGTAGCCATCTTTGCTTCAGCGTCTGAATCCTTCTCGAAGTCAAATATCAATTGCAGCATAGAAGAAAGTCTTCATCGCTACCGCCAAGTTGCTGATGCGGCAAGAAAGCACTCACTTCCAGTTCGTGG ATATGTATCATGTGTTGTGGGCTGTCCCATTGAAGGAATGGTGCCGGCATCAAATGTAGCATACGTTGCTAAGGAGCTTTACAGCATGGGATGCTCAGAGATTTCCCTTGGCGATACAATTGGTGTTGGTACTCCAG GAACTGTGATTCCGATGCTTGAATCTGTAATTAATGTTGTTCCAATTGAAAATCTTGCTGTTCATTTCCATGACACTTACGGGCAAGCTCTTTCCAATATTCTTGTCTCACTCCAG ATGGGGATTGGCACGGTGGATTCTTCGGTTTCGGGTCTTGGGGGTTGTCCATATGCTAAGGGTGCTTCTGGAAACGTTGCAACTGAAGATGTTGTGTATATGCTGAATGGAATTGGGGCAAAAACCAATGTAGATCTTGAAAAGCTCATGTTGGCTGGAGATTTCATCTGCAAGCACTTGGGGCGTCCCTCAGCTTCAAAAGTAGCAATTGCATTGCGGAAAGTTACCTCCAATGCCAATAAATGCACAGCCACTGCGTCCAAGTTATGA